The genomic interval TGGCCCGTCCAACACTAAGGTTGAGATACCCATTTGTTGTGCATAATATAGAGGCTTATCTACACCGACTTGTTGGGCAATTTTTATTGTAGGAATATTTAAAGAATGTTCCGCTGTTGCGCGAAGTGTAACTTTACCATGGAAACTTCCATCGTAGTTCTTAGGTGTCCAATCCCCGATTGTTATAGGGCTGTCATCAATTATGGTAGCCGGAGTTAAGTTGCTTTCAAGAGCGGCCAAAAATACAAATGGTTTAAAAGCCGATCCCGGTTGCCGCTCTGCCATTGTTGCACGATTAAATTGGTCGTTTCCACGTCCGCCAACCATGGCCTTAATATATCCAGTATGTGGCTCAATTGCAACTAAAGCACCTTGTGGTTGTTCTATCCCATTATCATCTGTACGATAGGTAGGGAGTTTTTTCATTGCATTTTCGGCAGCGTGCTGCATATCAAGATCCAATGTAGTATAAACTTTTAAGCCTTCTTTATAAACTGCATCAGCACCATATTTATCGATCAATTTTTGTGTTACATAATCAATAAAATAAGAACCTACAATTGAGGACTCTTTGCTTGTAGCATGTTTTGCTAATTTTATTTCTTCCACTTTTGCTTTTTGTGCTGTTGAAGCATCAAGATATTCATATTTTTGCATTTGATCAAGTACGACAGCTTTTCTTTCATTTGCAGCTTTAAAATTATTTAATGGAGAATAATAATTAGGGCTTTTAGGAATGCCGGCTAACATAGCACATTCCGATAAGGATAAATCTTCTACATTTTTACCAAAATAAGTTTGTGCAGCTGCTTGTACACCATAAGCGCCTTGTCCAAAATATATTTGATTGAGATATAATTCTAGAATTTCATTTTTGGCGTACTGTCGTTCAAGTTGTAATGCTAAAAACACTTCTTGAATTTTACGTTTTATCGTTTGCTCCTGTGTTAAGTAAGCATTTTTTGCTAACTGCTGTGTAATTGTGCTTCCGCCTTCAGACACGCCACGATTTGTAATATTGGACCAAACCGCACGTAGAATACCACGAGGGTCAACACCGCTATGTTCATAAAATCGTGCATCTTCTACAGCGATAAAAGCATTAATTAGATTTTTAGGTATC from Massilibacillus massiliensis carries:
- a CDS encoding transglycosylase domain-containing protein, coding for MKSSSSDSSQKRRNSKKGGSSKLFLLLIIVFVVMISGVFLGFLTASLNTKPSLANDIRPPASSQIYDINGNLITTIHSVENRVPVKFNKIPKNLINAFIAVEDARFYEHSGVDPRGILRAVWSNITNRGVSEGGSTITQQLAKNAYLTQEQTIKRKIQEVFLALQLERQYAKNEILELYLNQIYFGQGAYGVQAAAQTYFGKNVEDLSLSECAMLAGIPKSPNYYSPLNNFKAANERKAVVLDQMQKYEYLDASTAQKAKVEEIKLAKHATSKESSIVGSYFIDYVTQKLIDKYGADAVYKEGLKVYTTLDLDMQHAAENAMKKLPTYRTDDNGIEQPQGALVAIEPHTGYIKAMVGGRGNDQFNRATMAERQPGSAFKPFVFLAALESNLTPATIIDDSPITIGDWTPKNYDGSFHGKVTLRATAEHSLNIPTIKIAQQVGVDKPLYYAQQMGISTLVLDGPQNDRNLSMALGGLTKGVTPLELASAYGVFANRGIYVAPTAIVKIIDRNGKVLEQHAVQEKNIISAKSAYILTDILHGVMTRGTGTGANINRPSAGKTGTTSDYKDAWFVGYTPDLVTSVWIGNDNDGTLRGITGANEPAYIWKAFMSKALSGIPAKDFIRPSGVVIDDTPTNLEDDKDSDKEKDKDAKDKDKEKDKLKETKDKTKTPDKKDKSPANESKPTDSKQPEQPALPASIDPTPSTPAQNSERNKN